A window of Pedococcus aerophilus contains these coding sequences:
- a CDS encoding glucose-6-phosphate isomerase — translation MSSLGVVASGPAADAIAASVPVLVEAQFASKLFAQDATLWGPEAESESAIRLSWVNLARTSRPLLGEIAALRDQLRGDGVDRIVLCGMGGSSLAPEVICATAGVDLVVLDSSQPDMVRDAIVDLERTAVVVSSKSGSTVETDSQRRAFQAAFEEKGIDPTTRIIIVTDPGSPLDDQSRADGYRVVNADPNVGGRYSALTAFGLVPSGLAGADIEALLDDAEAVADVLSADDDGNPALRLAAAMAATNPLRDKLVLVDDGSGIVGLPDWAEQLIAESTGKQGTGILPVVVGSEEDPEVAHPDADVTVVRLKGDDEDSDSADELVQADRSDVAVSGPLGAQLLLWEVATAAAGRLLGINPFDQPDVESAKKASRALLDQGMGAGDEPAATDGAVEIRALGGDWLGDATTVPQAIDALFAQLDADRGYLAVMAYLDRIADAELASVRPGLARRTHRPVTFGWGPRFLHSTGQFHKGGPATGVYLQITTAPHEDLSVPGREFSFGEFVASQAAGDAQVLAEHGRPVLQLHLTDHDAGLAQVRESLAAAASGGDDDPKGSA, via the coding sequence GTGAGCTCCCTCGGTGTGGTCGCCTCCGGCCCCGCCGCGGACGCGATCGCTGCATCCGTCCCGGTCCTGGTCGAGGCGCAGTTCGCGAGCAAGCTGTTCGCCCAGGACGCGACGCTCTGGGGTCCCGAGGCGGAGTCCGAGTCGGCCATCCGGCTGTCCTGGGTGAACCTCGCCCGCACCTCGCGGCCACTGCTCGGCGAGATCGCCGCCCTGCGGGACCAGCTCCGCGGTGACGGCGTCGACCGCATCGTGCTGTGCGGCATGGGCGGTTCGTCCCTCGCGCCCGAGGTCATCTGCGCGACGGCCGGGGTCGACCTCGTCGTCCTCGACTCCTCCCAGCCGGACATGGTCCGCGACGCGATCGTCGACCTCGAGCGCACGGCCGTCGTCGTCTCGAGCAAGTCCGGCTCGACGGTGGAGACCGACTCCCAGCGGCGTGCGTTCCAGGCGGCGTTCGAGGAGAAGGGGATCGACCCGACGACCCGGATCATCATCGTCACCGACCCGGGCAGCCCGCTCGACGATCAGTCGCGCGCCGACGGCTACCGCGTCGTCAACGCCGACCCCAACGTCGGTGGCCGCTACTCAGCCCTGACCGCGTTCGGGCTGGTCCCGTCCGGTCTCGCCGGTGCCGACATCGAGGCCCTCCTCGACGACGCCGAGGCCGTGGCCGACGTGCTCAGCGCCGATGACGACGGCAACCCGGCGCTGCGCCTGGCTGCCGCCATGGCGGCGACAAACCCGTTGCGCGACAAGCTCGTCCTCGTCGACGACGGCTCCGGCATCGTCGGTCTCCCCGACTGGGCCGAGCAGCTCATCGCCGAGAGCACCGGCAAGCAGGGCACCGGCATCCTGCCGGTCGTCGTGGGGTCCGAGGAGGACCCCGAGGTCGCCCACCCCGACGCCGACGTGACCGTCGTGCGCCTCAAGGGCGACGACGAGGACTCCGACAGCGCTGACGAGCTGGTCCAGGCCGACCGCTCCGACGTCGCCGTCAGCGGTCCCCTCGGCGCCCAGCTGCTGCTCTGGGAGGTCGCCACCGCGGCCGCCGGACGGCTGCTCGGGATCAACCCGTTCGACCAGCCCGACGTGGAGAGCGCCAAGAAGGCGTCCCGCGCGCTGCTCGACCAGGGCATGGGGGCCGGCGACGAGCCCGCCGCCACGGACGGCGCCGTCGAGATCCGCGCCCTGGGTGGCGACTGGCTCGGCGACGCGACCACCGTCCCGCAGGCGATCGACGCCCTCTTCGCCCAGCTCGACGCCGACCGCGGCTACCTCGCCGTGATGGCCTACCTCGACCGGATCGCCGACGCGGAGCTCGCCTCCGTGCGGCCCGGGCTGGCACGCCGTACCCACCGCCCGGTGACCTTCGGCTGGGGGCCGCGCTTCCTGCACTCCACCGGCCAGTTCCACAAGGGTGGACCGGCCACCGGGGTCTACCTGCAGATCACGACGGCGCCGCACGAGGACCTCTCGGTCCCCGGACGCGAGTTCAGCTTCGGTGAGTTCGTGGCCTCCCAGGCCGCGGGTGACGCCCAGGTCCTCGCGGAGCACGGGCGTCCGGTCCTGCAGCTCCACCTCACCGACCACGACGCCGGACTGGCCCAGGTGCGCGAGTCCCTCGCTGCCGCGGCCTCCGGTGGCGACGACGACCCTAAGGGCAGTGCATGA